A segment of the Coffea arabica cultivar ET-39 chromosome 8c, Coffea Arabica ET-39 HiFi, whole genome shotgun sequence genome:
TGTAGCCAGGGTCAAAGCGTGCCTACCATCTATAAGAACTACTAGAACGATCCTAGCAACCAACCAAGATATGAACTGAACTATAGTATCATATTATTATTTACTAGATCAATCAGTCAAGATGACCAGAGTTTACGACAACTGGGACAGGCTTGTCGGAGCTACGTTGCTTAGGGAGGAGCTCCGGCTCATTGCTCAAAGAACTCCCAGCGATATTTCTTCAGCATCACCATCACCTTCTtcaacatcatcatcatcatcagccaGGAAGTCATTTACATATGAACAAATCCTCCAAGCCACCCACAACTTGAGCAGCTCCAACTTGATCACGGCTGGCCTCACGGGGGATCTGTATACAGGTGTTTTAGAGGGCAGAATACGGGTAGTAGTCAAGAAAGTCCACTCGTCCTTCACGAAAGAGGACTTTTACCTGAAACAGGAATTGTTATTTTATTCCAAAGTTACTCATCCTAGATTTGTCCCTCTTTTGGGGCATTGCTTGGAGAATGAGATGCACAAGTTTCTTGTTTACAAATTTATGCCTCGTATGGACTTGTACAGCTTTTGGTTCAAGAAAGCTGTTCAATCTCACAATGATGACTGTTTAGATTGGTTGAGCTGGGACAAGAGATTAAAGATAGCAAGAGGAGTTGCTGAGGGTCTGGATTATTTACACCATAAATGTGATCCACCACTTGTTCATAGGTAGCCCGATGGGATCTTGGTTATCTAATTTGCGTTGCATAGACTAACAtttttttggtattattttTCACATCTTGACTCAATTAtgcttttcttttggttttctgGAAGAAATATTGATGCTGGCGGCATACTTCTTGATGATAATTTTGAAGCGCGGCTAGGGAGGCTTAATCAGGTCTGTACTGAGGTGAAAGAGACAAATCGGAACAAGGTGGCTAGGTTCCTGCAGTTGACAAAGTAAACGCTACgtttaaattgctttttttatggaattttataattaattaatttaacgCCTTTTtaagcaattttttttaatcctaCAGTACTGATATTTCTATGATatgatgctttttctttttcttttttatcagAAAGTAATTGACATTTGAGAATTTCATTGGACCTCTCTTACGTCAATGAGGAAAATAATTTCGAGATTAATTAGAACTTGCATGCATTGAAGCTTATCAATTACTATTACTATAGAGAAGCTTTGTCCGTTTGgattgttccttttttttatatagattTCATGTTTTTTCAGGGGAAAATACATTAATGGAATCCTTTCTTGGGCTGGTTTTTAGAAAAAGTATTTTGGATTTATAAACGAATTTTACGAACTAAATCTCTaaattcattttcattttattggaACTAGATTCCGCCTTGCATGATACCCCTAAATTGTTAGAGAAATAGTAgtcttttttgttttaaatccCTTTTGAAAACCTAACCTCTAGGTGGCATGACTTGACCACTTGAAATTAAAAGTGTGAGATAAAAGAGATAATAAGGGCCCTTACCAAATGTCTCTTTGCATCTTGGCTGAGATTGGTTCACGTCTCGATCCAATCTAGACCGTTGGGTTCAACCATAATTGAAAATCAAGACTATTGCAAAGGCAGCCCTTTCCTGCTTTCCAGTTTTCTAATTTCATTTCATATTTTAGCTAAGTTGTTTGacattctctcttctttttggACACAGGGATTCTGAAAAAAGAAATCCTGGTACGTGGAATTGATTAATTTATACTGACATTTATACTTGTATCCTCTGTTGGATTAATCTATAATTATGCATCTTTGCATGAGGCAGCTTATACAGATTAATAGGGTAGATTTTAGAAAGCAAGAGCAATGTAAAAGTAGAGCAGCTGGTCTTTTAGATCATCTTTGGCTGCAGAAACCAACTAAGTTGGGTAGGGCTCCTTTCCAATGCAAATTTTGCCAACCTACAACCAACGAAGTTCCTATGCCTTCTATATTATAATGCAAGAAGAATAGCATTTACAGTTACAAAACCAAGACTAGGATGGGATTTTGTCACTCAGCTTTACAATATGAATGGATTTCCATATATCTCCATTTTGGTTCCTTTTCTTTGACAAGTTCCATGCAGATAGCCGTTGCTTCCTGTTTAGGGTCCCTACATCTGGTCTTTGGAATTGGCCATGATTTATAACTTTGCCTTCATTGCCACGGACTACTATTCCGGCAACCAACTTTGTTATGTCTTGCTTCCTTACTCAACAGTGTTCCGGGCCTCCTTTTCAACATGTTGGAATTCTCTTCACTCATTGAGAGGTCATTTGATTGGTATCCACGGGCTATCCTGCAGGTCTTGTACAGGATATAAATCCTAGCTTTCCATACTTGCACTAAAGGAGATTGGCAGTTAGGAGGAATTGTTCCTTCCCTTCTTCCGTTTCGGCAGCTCCTAACAGTTCTTCCCACCAGAGCCAAAAACTATTCATGTGGCTATTCAATCCATACCACCATTCTGGTGAAGCTTTGCAGATAATTTCAGCATGCACTAGAAAAGCAGTTCCCGTGTCTCAGTCCAATCACCACATATTAACATACAGGATCACCTGATTGACAGGTAGAATCTGCTGGAGACACTTTCAAATGAAGATTTTTATGTTGTGCTTCATGTTAAACAGCCATGAGGTCTCCTCCCAAAACTTTGCTTCATGTTCATCTCTGCTGCAAATTATTCATCCCTTGATCCGGTTCCTCTTTTCCCCTCGCATTATTTGGACATTGAATTAACTCATCAGCGATAAGGACACTGGCTAGAATTTGACTACCGAAGGACAAAAACAGATTGATTAAGAGGACTACAATGACCAAGAGTAGGTTTTGAGTCTgttaatcaaaatttttaaaacgaTTTTGTAGACAACATTGCAAAGGGTGATTGGTCTAAAATTAGAAACGTAAGTAGGTGCATTCACAAGAAAAGTAATGTTGGTTTCATGGATACATTTCAACAGattacaaaaaatgtaaaaaactTCAGATTGCCTCTGCTACCTCCTTCTCGATGATATGCCAAACTTTTTGGAAAATTACTAGACGTACCAGCTGGTCCAGTAACTCTGTTAGGATGCATTAAGAAGTCTGCCTTTCTAAAATCACAATCTGTGACAGGTTCGGTAAGTTTGGAGTTCATCTGGCTAGTAACAGTCTGTCAGATCCCCTCCAAAATATCCTGAAAGTATCCACAATACGTGGATGTGGATATCATCTCAAAGTAGCCTGCAATCTCCTATTGCATGACACCTTATGCACTATTGTGTATCCTCCCTTTCCAAAGCTGAAATGTAGTTCTTCTTTCTCCTGCTTGTAAGACTGGCATGAAAAAAGGCAGTATTCTTATCTCCCTCTTGGAACCATTTTACATCACTTTCTGACTCCTATAAATCTCCTCTCTCTCCTTGGCTTCAGCTGGTTGTTTTTGAAATCCTGCCATTGGGGTCTGTTTCCCAGGCATATCAAGCTTCCTAACTTTCTAAATCTCTTCTTTAAGGTGCTTAATCATTTTCCTTGTATTGCAGTTCATCTTCTTATTCTACTTGAGTATTTGACATTGACGCCATTCTGCATTCTTTTAATTATCCTTTGTTTGATCCTATGGTATCTAGATTTAAATTGCTTCTTCTCCGAAAATTTTGAGCATATTCCGAGATCATGATGAATTTGAAAATTGCTCTGCAAAAGGACAGTATGTGGCAGCATCCAACAAGGGTCCTCACATTGCGACATGAGCTTGCATTCTACAAATGCAAAGATAGCTAACCATTCTGTTCTTTTATGTTATATGCAAGCAAGAAAATGCATATCTTTCTCCTTTCCCTGACTCAATTTTTACTTGTATCTACTGACTAATTCAAGCATTTCTGTACCAAAAGTTTGCTAGTTTTCTGTATTGAAGTCAGCAAGCACAAACAACACATCGTCCTTGTTTTAGAAGCATCAGTTAGAACTCAATGCATTCATCTATTCCTTACATTCTGGAACGAGTTCATTGAGCTCGAAAAAGACCCATCCGCTGGAAGCAGGCAGCAAATCTACCCTTTTGTAGAATGATTTTCAAGTCCATcataattttggaattttttccAAGATAGTTTAATTACCTCACCCACCACCTTATATTGCTGCCCTGCACCTACTATGAGATTGGAACCTCTTCTTCCATTTCATAGTAGATGGATGAAGCGTACAATGGTCTAATGCCTAACTGACAATATGAGTACAATTTGACTTCGCATTTTCCTCTCTCCGTTTACTACTTTAGAGAATCCTATGCAGTTCTTTAACTTCAGCACCCATTTTCCCTTCGGTTGCACCAAGTCCATGGTACACCTTCAAAGCCCAGATCAACCAACTGGTTTGGTCTGATGTAGTTGAAATATCTTAGGCTCCTTTTTGTTCTCCTAATACCACCCCATTTGTCGTCATCCAACACATTATTGTTTTTCATGTCTCCCATTACCATCCATGTTTCCCCCATAACTGTTTCCATTGTGAAAACCTGACCCACTGTCTACTCCTAACTAGATCATCAAAATTTGCACAAGTGCAAACACACCACCACTTGTTATTGGCATTCATATCATCGACAAATCATTCAGTAGTACAGTCAGTAAACTGGattttgacagcattaattTCCTTGCATGAGAGCTAAACCATCTGCTTTGCCAATAGGGTCTGTTACAAAAAGGTTATCATACTTGCTCTTTAGCTTCACTTTATTCTTTAacatttttgtgtttttgttctGACAGAAAACTAAACTAGCCATTGGCACCACTCAGATTTTCATGTATAGTTCGATCTCTTATTTTATATTTGTTGCTTTTTGTCTAGGGATATTAGCTGCaagttaaatataattaagaAACTTATTTGGAATTAAAGCAGAAGGCAAAAACTACTGTTTAAATTTGAGAAGCAGCCCTTAAGTTGCTCTGGGTAATTGCATCTGGAAATAACCTTGGATCTTTTAAATCATTAGAAAGaacgtttttcattttttattttgacataatCAGCTTATGCCTTGTTTGAACAAGCCCTTGATGAGTCGATGACTGATCGTAGAAAATCTGCAATGACATGTTTGTCTGAATTATTGAATGGCCAGGTACATCTGAAGCAACATGTGCCTTCGATGTTTTTTGCTTTGGGAAACTTTTGCTCGAGCTAGTCACAGGCAAGCTGAATTTCAGACCTCCCAATTTTCCCATAATGAAGGATGATAAGATGGCAAACACCTTGTCTTACATCACTTCACTTGCTAAGAAGCTTATTGGAAACATTGTGGACCGGTCTTTAATCATTGATGAGGAAATTTTGATGGAGGTATGGGCTATAGCTTTTGTTGCCAAGGCCTGTCTCGACCCCAAGCCCTCTAAGCGACCAGAACTGTCATTCATACTTGAGGCTTTACACAATCCTATGACTGTTGTAACCGGTAAGGCAAAAATACCCAAAAGACTGAAGGCAGGTAGTGTGGCATTGGTCTAGATTCCAGAGTTGAAGTCCTTGTTTCATTTTCTGGGCATGGCTAAACATGCATGCTTGTTCTTCAATGGCAAAACAAGGTTCTATATTTAGAGGGGCGTATTCTTGTCCACATGCATGAATGATGTAGTGGCTTGTTTGTCCACTACAATGAGCAAATTTTTATAGGGATTGTGCAAAGCTTTGCTGTTACTTCGATTGTATACATATCTGGTACTATAGGAATATTTCGAAAATAATCTGCACAAAGGTAACTTTGTTAGATAAAATCTTATAGTGCCAGTGGAACTCAATCTCAACTGTTAGGATGGTGTCAGTCGGACGCAAGCGTGCAAAACAAAGCAAGGTGCACAATCTTAAACTGTCTGTGTAAGCCTTATTTtaattccattttttctttGGACTGCTACTACATTCCAAAGTTCTGATGCAAAGCTATAATATCTAAGGGGCTTAAAAGGTGTCAAGAAGATTTGGTCTAGTTGCTAAAATTGAGACATTAAGATTTAGAGTACTTAGATTTAAATCGTCCCTTCTCTCTTCCTACTTTTTAAATCCCTATCCTGTTAAAATACGAAAATAAACTATTTAACTTTTTATGAGGCAAAAGCTAGGCAAAGGGAGCTAAGATTTTAGTGAAACTTGCAGCTTGGACCAAAAAGAGCTCGAGCGgatgtttttagaaaattttactatagaAATATATGTGAAAAATAACTACTGTAAATGGTCCGGGTTAGGTGTTTttcaatatatatttttaatgtttttaaatttttaaattttattggaatatttttaaatttttaaaaaattttcaccacCCACCACCATCCCTTCCATCTTTCGTCACCACCATTGCTCTCCCATTCCTCTCTCCTCCCTCCTCTTCCCCTTCCCTTTCTCCTCCCCCTTCCTCTCCTCTCTCCTCCCTCTCCGTCCCCTCCTTCTTTTCTCCCTCCTCTCCCTGCCTCGCAACCTCCCTCACCTCCTACCCCTCTATGGTCACGATCAGGGTGAGGGAGGAAGGGGAGGAGAGGGGAAGgaggagagagggagggagaagGGGAGAGAAGAGAGGTAGGGGTGAAAGAGGGAGGgaaagagagaaggaaaaaaaattatgggAGGATGGTGGCCAGCACTGCAGGAGTGGCCAATAGTACGGCAGTGTGCAGGATAAGAGAGAAATTtaaggtttatttttattttcttgatgtATTTGAGTGTGTTTTTGAACTTATACTTGGAATTTGTTACTGTTGACTCCACAAACAAAAATTGTTTATAGAAAAACTTTCAATTCAAGCGGAGAGTAAAGTTAAGTAtattgtaaatttgaaaatttaggaTGTCTCTTGAGTATTGACTGTATTCTACTATTAAAAGAATCTTATTAACTACCCATAGACCTGGCAATTATACCCAAAACTCAATAACCCACCCACTAATTTGAGAGATTGGGTTGGGTAAGTTGGGTAttgggtcaattttgggttGGATAATAAAAATTCACATATATTTTGGGCGGTTTGGGTATTTGTGTTGAGCACCCATTACCCAACTTATGCTAATTGAATCAAGTGAATAATCAACATAATcttaaaagggtgaatagtTACTCAAAAGCATCAACTGTAggcttttttttattattttgtgcTATAAAcatcttttgtgattataacATAATTCGCCAAgcaagttaatttttttttacttggccTATTTTTAATTCCTTGGTTACATACTTAATAGGGTATTACCCTAGATATGGAAAATGCCAGATGTTGCCAGATTCATCGTGACAATGTGAGTTCGAATGtgacttttttttcatttatattatCGTCATCAAAATGTGCAGTATGAAGAATTTGAACATTATTAAATTCGAAATTAATTTTGAGACGTTAATGTCAACTTACAATTACTCGTGCCCTCGGTGCTTAATAACTACCACATAACTCATTCATGCTAAAAGATTTTGTTTTTATAAACTGTATTCTCAATATGTAAAAACTACATAAATCCAAAATTACCATACtttctttgtgaaaatattaTCATAAAATCTTGTTTTGGGCGATTTGAGTATTTGTGTTGGGCatccacttaaaaaaaaaattttttgtacatgaaaatatatttgagagaatttatgtatcaaaatctattaattaatatattgggtCATATTTGGATCACGGGTTTGAGATgacccaacccaaaattaacCAAATCTAAAGTTGAACGGGTTAGGTGTAACccatttaaatgaaaacccAATATTAACCTGCCCAAAATCCGTCCAACTCGCCCAATTGCCAGGTATAACTTCCCAACTTAATTATCCTTGTTCCTTTATATTTAAACTCTAAGTATTTTCACCCCCATAAAATTGAAACTCACGGGATAATTAAGATCTCATGCGATAAACAGTAGTGAGTTTGAATATAAGTTGTatatgagattttaaaaattacaacaTTTGTGATGTCACTGGGATTCATACGTAAATTGCTGCAATTTTACTTAATTGAATGTGAGCAATGCTCAACACGACTTgcacaactttttttttaaataatttaatgTACAGGcataattaatttttcaaacaattaTTTCTCACCCTCAATTTTGTGGACCCATTTTCGCGTTGAGAATAgcatagccttttttttttttgataaaaaaactaGAGAAATTCATTGAGGTGAGGATAAATCCGCCGAAATTgcggaagaaagaaaaggcgGTGGAGAAGAATAGCATAGCCTGTTCAGCTGAGAAATCTCACATTCAGCAACTACTTACTTGGTTCGAGCAACGATTCTATTGTCTAGATGCTTTTTGCAGGCTACCTTCATGGACGTGGGGCAGGACGGTTGTCAGATCAACCCTTCCTGAATAAtatgtaatatttttttaatattttataattttaagtAAACTGTTTGTATATTTTTACAACAGACATGtgatattttattattatttatatgatTCTCATGAAAAATATTTGCATATCTGttgtaaaattttataaattattcATGTAAAATCACAACTCATTCACAAAATGTTACACCGTATCCCTGATCCCACCATCTCTTATTCTAAGCATAAAGCTCATGGAGGTGTTCCCTCTTTTCTAGTAGTTTTCTGTCTTGAGTCCCTTACAAAAATATCAAAGAAACAAAGCAACAAAAGTTGAAGAACAGGAAAAAGTTGTCTAATCATTTCTTTCGAACAAAAGTACACCAAAGCGCAATCTCTctcgtttcttttctttggcTGTAGTATGTATGTAGTGGCTGATCGTATAATACCAATAATATGGACCATTCATTGATCAATTTATGAACTGAAATGTAGCACTTTGCTATTAATTTCTCTGATAAATCATGGATCGTACGTAAACTTGTGCGGAAGATTTATACTTCACAATAGATTCGAAAGATACAAAGGTTCTCCTAAGAAAAATACTAATTAAGACATTTACTTTTAGAAGCTATTGAATATGATATTGTGTCGAGCTCTGTCCAGCCTGGGGGATTAGTCCGGGTGATTTCAGAATATCCCTCCAGAccggtaaaaaaaaaagaatatgataATGTGGCGTGCTGCATCATTGTTAATGGGAGatatttctcttcttttttccttttgtaatTTCAAGCCCTTTTTAAGAGTTAAACTTGTGATTTCAATTTCTGGTTGCTCTAAGTGTTTTCAAGCATCAACATTTAGATATTAATTATCTCAAATGTTTTTTTATAGCCTCTTCAACTTGCCATACAcgattttttgttattaaattttttttcatttatttgattcaattcaagccatttttttagttaaatttgttatataaattttttatcaGCCATGGAAGGGTATTTttggaaataaaaataattttcaaaataataataattctcAAGTATTAATCTTATTCTAATATAACTAAataatttcattaaattcccaaTATCTTATCCATAAACGTAAATAATTAGGTGTTTTTACCCTTGTAAAATAAAGACTCAAGCAGATACTTTATATCTCAAAGTGTTAGAGACATAATTGAATTTACCTGTCACAATGTGACTATTAAAGTTACAGCACCTATAATATTATTGTAATTCATGTATAAAATACTACTTCAATAAACTTCTAAATTGAATGCGAGCTATGATGCTCAACAATTGGATAGtgaattatttgttaaattttatttatttgcatcattaatacatttttcaatcacttttttacctGATATGCATCACATTAAAAAGGTGCTATgatatttttattcaaaaaagtaGTCTAAATAATCTACCCACCAAACACAATTTTTTAAGTTAATTTTATATGCACATATGGTTAatttttcaatcaattaattctCACCTTCAATTTTTTGGACCCCCATCTAGGGATACAAACAAGTTGAGTTGAATCGAAGTTTGGGTTAAtccaatgttttaaaacccggaccgttaattgaaccggtgaggtgaaagggtcgaggttcaaccggtcggaccggttcaacctcggttcaatgaatttttttaaaaataatttatataaatatatatatgcacaaaataagacatgcaatggactaatttaaaactttatatgatgaaaagttcactatttttgaataatttggattttcaaaaataaattatttaaattataagttaaaacaaataaatttcatctcaatttcaattatatctaccaaaaaaatcttaaatccaacccaaaaatatcacaatattttgaaattatacaaattcacgtctatgagaatttgatattgtgaatttaaattttaatttacgtcttTGAGATTTAAAGAttgtaatttaaaaaagaaagtttgaaaTTCGAAAGAAGTTAAGagaattgaaaatagaaatgcaaacttgataagaaacaaaaaatgagataaaagtgagtggttgtggcattaaataatttgggttaaagaaaaataattcttttttaactttttccaatttaatgggcaaaaacaaaattgaaagatagaagaaaacatcaataaattaaaactaatgaggtttgattaaaaatggagtgacaaaagaaaagatgagagagaaaagaaagagttgaagattaaaaagaaagagtcatgagaggatgagattttgtaagaaaaatgaaaaattaaaatatagatgtttgttttatataaataaattatcaaaaaaaacaaataagatgtgatggtgcaatggttactacattggtcttctattacaaaggttttgagttcgaatcttgatagAAGCATTttacaaaaagtaaaaaaaaaacaaaaaacaaaaaaactcaaaaaccgGTTCAATCCGATTCAAAACGGTTCACCGGTTTTCCCGGTTTTtaccgggtttgaccggttcTCTAGCAAAGTCAACCAGAGCATAGAACCAGACCGGTGCCATGGCtggttcgcggttcaaccggtcgaaccggccggtccggttcggttttcaaaacattgggtTAATCGGGCTGAATCTCAATTTAGCTTTATGAAACTTGAATTCGAACTCGAGATCGACGAATTTCCAATGTAAAGTTCGAGTCTGAGctcgagtttaaaaaaaaataattattttattttaaaaaaatgaatgaaataattaattttcttaacaaataat
Coding sequences within it:
- the LOC113707297 gene encoding probable LRR receptor-like serine/threonine-protein kinase At2g16250 isoform X2 gives rise to the protein MTRVYDNWDRLVGATLLREELRLIAQRTPSDISSASPSPSSTSSSSSARKSFTYEQILQATHNLSSSNLITAGLTGDLYTGVLEGRIRVVVKKVHSSFTKEDFYLKQELLFYSKVTHPRFVPLLGHCLENEMHKFLVYKFMPRMDLYSFWFKKAVQSHNDDCLDWLSWDKRLKIARGVAEGLDYLHHKCDPPLVHRNIDAGGILLDDNFEARLGRLNQVCTEVKETNRNKVARFLQLTKDSEKRNPEN
- the LOC113707297 gene encoding probable LRR receptor-like serine/threonine-protein kinase At2g16250 isoform X1, whose protein sequence is MTRVYDNWDRLVGATLLREELRLIAQRTPSDISSASPSPSSTSSSSSARKSFTYEQILQATHNLSSSNLITAGLTGDLYTGVLEGRIRVVVKKVHSSFTKEDFYLKQELLFYSKVTHPRFVPLLGHCLENEMHKFLVYKFMPRMDLYSFWFKKAVQSHNDDCLDWLSWDKRLKIARGVAEGLDYLHHKCDPPLVHRNIDAGGILLDDNFEARLGRLNQVCTEVKETNRNKVARFLQLTKDSEKRNPGTSEATCAFDVFCFGKLLLELVTGKLNFRPPNFPIMKDDKMANTLSYITSLAKKLIGNIVDRSLIIDEEILMEVWAIAFVAKACLDPKPSKRPELSFILEALHNPMTVVTGKAKIPKRLKAGSVALV